A genomic stretch from Persephonella sp. includes:
- a CDS encoding 6-bladed beta-propeller, translating into MRIILVLVLFFAVGLKAEELVWPPPPDQPKIKWVRSIEKLEDVGVKKGFFSKLADMLFGEEKKRMIKPFGSFIKGDKLYFTDTGARAIFIFDFRKKDIKIIDQIGDYQLPSPIDIVVDDKGKIYVSDSVLGTVFITNENGDYLGKIGSNLLVRPTGLALDSIRKRLYIADTLKGSVYVISLEKGKLIKRIGKMGSNPGEFNRPTFLTVDKEGNLYVSDSMNARIQIFNPEGKLITMFGERGTTIGSFANPRGIAVDSDGNIYVADTLLSAVQIFNKKGQLLLVVGYYGTGKGEFAFPVDISISPDDYIFVSDSYNMRIQVLRYLKGGE; encoded by the coding sequence ATGAGAATAATATTAGTATTAGTTCTTTTCTTTGCAGTAGGATTAAAGGCTGAAGAACTTGTCTGGCCTCCACCACCGGATCAGCCAAAAATAAAATGGGTTAGATCCATAGAAAAATTAGAAGATGTTGGAGTAAAAAAGGGATTTTTCTCAAAGCTTGCAGATATGCTGTTTGGTGAAGAAAAGAAAAGAATGATAAAACCTTTTGGTTCATTTATAAAAGGGGATAAACTTTATTTTACAGACACCGGTGCAAGGGCTATATTTATATTTGATTTTAGGAAAAAAGATATAAAGATTATAGATCAGATAGGAGATTACCAGCTTCCCTCTCCCATAGATATAGTTGTTGATGATAAAGGGAAAATCTACGTTTCTGACTCTGTTCTGGGAACTGTTTTCATCACCAATGAAAACGGGGATTACCTTGGGAAAATAGGTTCAAATCTCCTTGTTAGACCTACCGGTCTTGCTCTGGACAGCATTAGAAAAAGGCTTTATATAGCAGATACACTCAAAGGATCAGTTTATGTAATCTCACTTGAAAAAGGAAAACTTATAAAAAGAATAGGAAAAATGGGCAGTAACCCTGGAGAGTTTAACAGACCAACATTTTTGACAGTGGATAAAGAAGGAAACCTATATGTTTCAGACTCTATGAATGCAAGAATTCAGATATTCAATCCTGAAGGAAAACTTATAACCATGTTTGGTGAAAGGGGGACAACGATAGGTAGTTTTGCAAACCCCAGAGGAATAGCCGTTGATAGTGACGGCAACATATATGTGGCAGACACCCTCCTTTCTGCCGTCCAGATATTTAATAAGAAAGGTCAGCTTCTTCTTGTTGTAGGATATTACGGCACAGGGAAAGGGGAGTTCGCTTTTCCGGTGGATATATCAATATCTCCGGACGATTATATTTTTGTATCTGATTCTTATAACATGAGAATTCAGGTTCTCAGGTATTTGAAAGGAGGTGAGTAA
- a CDS encoding SPOR domain-containing protein — MKKSYLITAIFTGAAVTNISTLNYFAATASASMQGYQSERKIRNEVPHKPDSDNVFEKPEGIYRIRMLLAQAEPPQTKGKFETKIKDFYYSLQFGTFRKKENAERFLQKLPPEIRESAFIYVTDKGYYTVRYGLFDSYRLLKDVQEKIPINSIVVKTDVSKIVKEKIVVQEEVKKEKPKKELKTKPPKEEKIVEEEEVKLVPEFEEEEISIFEEEKPKIPLYKKIAGAIFFIPAYMLTHKQRGFWGKVEFSYKMEKYKDPYRTTSRNTFRQYYELNYEGYIYSPRLLTYKLGGNFSREDSKIKYGSSSSDSTSKLLGYNLELNFLKASRFPINIFAKKTESPLWYTYYDRTSYIERKTDSYGLYGNVRFAVSNFNYGYKHEKSKSTGFDFWEDRKTDEYLLSYGRSLFNKNLNISFKKNVDDYTQQYSSVTRKVYQDINNLNLNYRWRISKKSNLTADARYYSNSYTDLKDYTGNINYAWNPSDRLNANFGFSATRSEGNNYNLTFFSFNENLNYKLSENWNLSHNLILFTSSGTNNDQKLVNTGVNISYHKTVNEKLSFYGGTGVSGQAETGNINRVGGTVSLNGGLIKRFDFLNSSFSLNGSTSQYKSSKDDRSNTYNLNERFVAYLANNLQFEHYINYYYQDSQYYRTTGGFSETNYDNLETSNSLRYHKMLGWKGTLNANLGVKYYYGKKRAERFYPYGSMAVNYKFTRNLLYKLSINLHRDSYYNTNYATLNTGINYKYRSLYFKWDLQYYYEDNDNYGKRHNYVTTFKVYRVF; from the coding sequence ATGAAGAAAAGTTACCTGATCACTGCAATCTTTACTGGGGCGGCGGTAACAAACATCAGCACTCTTAACTATTTCGCTGCAACCGCCTCTGCCTCTATGCAGGGGTATCAGAGCGAAAGAAAAATTAGGAATGAGGTTCCACATAAACCTGACAGCGATAATGTTTTTGAAAAGCCTGAAGGGATCTATAGAATAAGAATGCTTTTAGCTCAGGCTGAACCCCCCCAGACAAAAGGTAAGTTTGAGACAAAAATAAAAGATTTTTACTACTCCCTTCAGTTTGGAACTTTTAGGAAAAAGGAAAATGCAGAAAGATTTTTGCAGAAGCTTCCCCCAGAAATAAGGGAAAGCGCTTTTATATATGTAACAGATAAAGGATACTACACAGTAAGGTATGGGCTTTTTGACAGTTATAGACTGCTTAAAGATGTTCAGGAGAAGATACCTATCAACTCAATAGTAGTAAAAACCGACGTATCCAAGATAGTAAAAGAGAAAATAGTGGTTCAGGAAGAGGTAAAAAAAGAAAAACCAAAGAAAGAGCTGAAAACAAAGCCACCAAAAGAAGAAAAAATAGTTGAAGAAGAAGAAGTAAAGTTAGTCCCTGAATTTGAAGAGGAAGAAATAAGTATTTTTGAGGAAGAAAAGCCTAAAATCCCACTATACAAAAAGATAGCAGGAGCCATATTCTTTATTCCTGCATACATGCTAACCCATAAACAACGGGGCTTCTGGGGTAAAGTTGAATTTTCCTACAAAATGGAAAAGTATAAAGACCCTTATAGAACAACAAGCAGAAATACATTCAGACAGTATTATGAACTCAATTATGAAGGTTATATCTATAGTCCAAGACTTCTTACATACAAGTTAGGTGGAAACTTCTCAAGGGAAGACTCAAAAATAAAATACGGAAGTTCAAGTTCAGATTCCACATCAAAACTCTTAGGATACAATCTGGAGCTTAACTTTTTGAAAGCAAGCAGATTTCCCATAAATATATTTGCAAAAAAAACAGAATCTCCCCTGTGGTACACATATTACGACAGAACATCTTATATAGAAAGAAAAACAGATTCTTACGGACTTTACGGAAATGTGAGATTTGCTGTTTCAAACTTCAACTACGGATACAAACATGAAAAATCAAAATCTACAGGATTTGATTTCTGGGAAGACAGAAAAACAGATGAGTACTTATTATCCTATGGTAGATCATTATTTAATAAAAATCTGAACATATCTTTTAAGAAAAATGTTGATGACTATACTCAGCAATATTCTTCAGTAACAAGAAAGGTGTATCAAGATATAAACAACCTGAACCTTAACTATAGATGGAGAATAAGTAAAAAATCAAACCTTACAGCTGATGCAAGATACTACTCTAACTCTTATACAGACCTGAAAGACTACACAGGTAACATTAATTACGCATGGAACCCATCTGACAGACTTAATGCCAATTTTGGATTTTCTGCAACAAGGTCGGAAGGTAACAATTATAATCTTACCTTCTTTTCATTTAATGAAAATCTTAACTATAAACTCAGCGAAAACTGGAATTTAAGCCATAATCTTATACTGTTCACTTCCTCTGGAACAAATAATGATCAAAAACTTGTTAACACAGGAGTGAACATAAGCTACCATAAAACTGTTAATGAAAAGTTATCCTTTTACGGGGGAACAGGAGTTTCTGGTCAGGCTGAAACAGGAAATATAAACAGAGTAGGGGGAACCGTTTCATTAAACGGAGGTCTTATAAAAAGATTTGATTTTCTGAATTCTTCTTTTAGTCTAAACGGTTCAACGTCCCAGTACAAATCCTCTAAAGATGATAGAAGCAACACATATAATCTAAATGAAAGATTTGTTGCTTACCTTGCCAACAATCTTCAATTTGAGCATTACATAAACTACTACTACCAGGACAGTCAATATTACAGAACAACAGGAGGTTTTTCTGAAACGAATTACGATAACCTGGAAACATCTAACTCATTAAGATACCACAAAATGCTCGGCTGGAAAGGAACATTAAATGCAAACCTTGGTGTGAAATATTACTACGGTAAAAAAAGGGCAGAAAGATTTTATCCTTACGGAAGCATGGCAGTGAATTACAAATTTACAAGAAACCTACTTTACAAATTATCTATAAACCTCCACAGAGATTCTTATTACAACACAAATTACGCCACACTTAACACAGGCATAAATTACAAATACAGAAGCCTTTATTTCAAGTGGGACCTACAGTATTACTATGAAGATAACGATAATTACGGAAAGAGACATAACTACGTAACAACATTTAAAGTTTACAGAGTATTCTAA